One Betta splendens chromosome 8, fBetSpl5.4, whole genome shotgun sequence DNA segment encodes these proteins:
- the si:dkey-110g7.8 gene encoding GTPase IMAP family member 8 gives MAAVSSASDTGDPRARHPPERRLLILGGPQSGKTSSANTVLGDKVFDAGAETTHSNVGQTEIYGRRVTVVDTPPWAVPRDPEEDGEAESNEDAGAESDAPAPRPPPSLDSEGPCMGAILCPPGPHAILLVVSVTQPFADAQRRAAEEQLGALGGGTWRYSMVLFTGVDQLPKGVFIEEHIANTGEALQWLVERCGSRYHAFDNTRKETEDNTQVPELMEKVEEMITDNQGWYFEVNELILLEEEQARRALEEERMRMEEHARQREQMIGGPPRELRLLLLGWKGVGKSSVGNCILGRRYFESGQETDLCLRRQALVSGRRVTIVDTPGWDWFSVRRTPKRIRQESQRGAALLRPGPHTLLLVLPVVSSLTARKRRTLLAHIETLFGDSACLHTMVLFSCGDWLGRTPIEEHILRGGRELQRLLEYCGNYYHVLDSKTPGKDRSVSVLLDKIEEMIRENGDKAFLPIQDEWLSEESSYSSDNTEPEDDCRGCQLQ, from the exons ATGGCTGCTGtgtcctctgcctctgacaCTG GTGACCCCAGGGCCCGGCACCCTCCCGAGCGCCGGCTGCTCATCCTCGGGGGCCCACAGTCCGGCAAGACCTCCTCGGCCAACACCGTCCTGGGGGACAAGGTGTTCGACGCCGGCGCCGAGACCACCCACAGCAACGTGGGCCAGACCGAGATCTACGGGCGGCGCGTCACCGTGGTGGACACGCCCCCGTGGGCCGTCCCCCGCGACCcggaggaggacggcgaggcCGAGAGCAACGAGGACGCCGGCGCCGAGTCGgacgcgccggcgccgcggccgccgcccaGCCTGGACAGCGAGGGCCCGTGCATGGGCGCCATCCTCTGCCCGCCCGGACCCCACGCCATCCTGCTGGTGGTGTCGGTCACGCAGCCCTTCGCCGACGCCCAGAGGAGGgcggcggaggagcagctgggaGCGCTGGGCGGCGGCACCTGGAGGTACTCCATGGTGCTGTTCACCGGCGTGGACCAGCTGCCCAAAGGCGTGTTCATCGAGGAGCACATCGCCAACACCGGGGAGGCGCTGCAGTGGCTGGTGGAGCGATGCGGAAGCAG GTACCACGCTTTCGATAACACGCGCAAGGAGACGGAGGACAACACGCAGGTGCCGGAGCtgatggagaaggtggaggaaatGATCACTGACAACCAAG GCTGGTACTTCGAGGTGAACGAGCTGatcctcctggaggaggagcaggccaggagggcgctggaggaggagcgcaTGAGGATGGAGGAGCACGCCAGGCAGAGGGAGCAGATGATTGGAGGCCCTCCCAGAG aactgcggctgctgctgctcggctgGAAGGGCGTGGGGAAGAGCTCGGTGGGGAACTGCATCCTGGGCCGCCGCTACTTCGAGTCGGGCCAGGAGACGGACCTGTGCCTCCGGAGGCAGGCGCTGGTGTCGGGCCGGCGCGTCACCATCGTGGACACGCCCGGCTGGGACTGGTTCTCGGTGCGACGGACCCCCAAGCGCATCCGGCAGGAGTCCCAGCGCGGCGCGGCTCTGCTGCGGCCCGGGCCCCACaccctgctgctggttctgcccGTGGTGTCCTCGCTCACGGCCCGGAAGCGCCGGACGCTGCTGGCCCACATTGAGACGCTGTTCGGCGACAGCGCCTGCCTCCACACCATGGTGCTGTTCAGCTGCGGCGACTGGCTGGGCCGCACGCCCATCGAGGAGCACATCCTCAGGGGCGGCCGCGAGCTGCAGAGACTGCTGGAATACTGCGGGAACTATTACCACGTGCTGGACAGCAAGACGCCCGGCAAGGACAGGAGCGTGTCCGTGCTGCTGGACAAGATCGAGGAGATGATCCGGGAGAACGGGGACAAGGCCTTCCTCCCCATTCAGGACGAGTGGC TGAGCGAGGAGAGCTCCTACTCCTCCGACAACACGGAGCCGGAGGACGACTGCCGGGGATGCCAGCTGCAGTAG